GAGGAGCCGGGCGAGGGCTGCGTGCTCGGTCTGTTCTGCGGGCCCGAGGACCCGACTGAGCCGCCGACCGACCCGGTTCCGACCGACCCGGGCATCCCGACCGACATCCCGACCGACCCGGGTCTCCCGACCGAGGACCCCACGGTCCCGACGGACCCGACGCTGGAGCCGACCGAGCCGTCGGACCCCACCGAGGACCCGACCACCGCCCCGACCGACCCGGGTAACGGGAACGGGAACGGCAACGGCAACGGCAACGGCAACAACGGCGGCGGTAACAACAACACCGACCCCGACGGTGGCACCTCCACCCAGGAGGAGGGCTCCTCCTCGCTCACCGACACCGGCACGGAGACCACCGGTACCGGCACGGGCACCAGCACCTCCGCCCAGGGCGGCGGTGACGAGCTCGCCGAGACCGGTGCCGCTCAGACCACCTTCCTGCTGGTCGGCGC
Above is a window of Streptomyces sp. DT2A-34 DNA encoding:
- a CDS encoding LPXTG cell wall anchor domain-containing protein, yielding MTKKTRIRIARLAAGAVIAAGASLTAAGAASAAEEPGEGCVLGLFCGPEDPTEPPTDPVPTDPGIPTDIPTDPGLPTEDPTVPTDPTLEPTEPSDPTEDPTTAPTDPGNGNGNGNGNGNGNNGGGNNNTDPDGGTSTQEEGSSSLTDTGTETTGTGTGTSTSAQGGGDELAETGAAQTTFLLVGAATMIAGGIGFRILPRLAGGRGGAAA